The Pseudorasbora parva isolate DD20220531a chromosome 19, ASM2467924v1, whole genome shotgun sequence genomic sequence aacaatttgcactcaATTTTTCTTGGTAAATTTTACTGCTGTAATATCAAGTACACATTACTTGCCAGtatcaagtaaaatgtacttaactataaatgtaacatttgctaAGACATTTAGTAAATGCTACTTAATTATATGTAACTTAGCaggttgtatttattaaaagtaatcaagtaaattaaaatttaaacggtgacatgcttcatgccacaatgcatttGGGAATTTTGCAtgatgcacccagaatgcattgtggcatgaagcatgtcaccattgttgagattcttaggctgaatcttgatatctgtgtgtgagaaaagcttgcaggtgttcaaagtgcttagtgtacagtctgttataaaatgtattcaacttttctggttaaaactgtgctggatcttttctagaataaaacaaggttaatagtatattgctcatattcacgtataagattggtgaattaagccactacacaatgatcaAATTCTGATCATCAAGCGGCCAAAATCATCTGATCatgttttctctgcttttcttgccatagcaaactcagtcacagcagtgagagaaacactaacattaaaaagtcacCAAACTGAAGAAAACACTCATCgccataatggtgacataaaaaaactctattaattctcaataagagcttatgTAGCGTTGgctaccgttattgtgattaaaactcacgtTCAATGAAAAGTTAAAACTTATTCagaataagtcagccacataaaagcaacatcccaaaatgaccatctctgccaccactgaacaagttGGATCTTTGCGAAAAATCTGTGCGCATTTTCAAatgcactttgcttttcagattaaaatgtacttaatattttaggtgaatgtgctgtgactataaaacattaaatattatttgtaaatatatgataacatttactcttttttctcagttaagttattacatgaatagactgtgtacattttacttaagatatatagttccaacttaaacttgattttacaatgtaataattacatgaattaatgtaatagattttaccataccacaaagtcatttttttcagtgtagtagTACTGATAGCATTAGTAATTTATGATAATAGTATTAgtattgttaataataataataataataataataataataataataataataataataattaaagctgcaagcagcatttagcggggttcaagcctttaaggccttttaagcacataggcattaaagtcattaagttttatttagcaagattttaaacactaaaataatagatggaaaagtccatttacagtcaatataggcaatttaacataggaaatgcatggttcttatagctttttaacagttatagcgccacctatagtccaatctctttaaaactttgcatgcttcatcagcatgttatgccacatatacccaacaattttcgtgaatttttgagcttcccttttgagttagcgccaactagtggccgatttctttcaaaattcttactgacctctagggccatgagtcaaacatgcccaccgagtttcgttccgatcgacctctgttaaccccatctaataggtgctcaaacttcattggccgatggcggccatgtttttttagatacaccaatgtcctcatagacatacatggtgccttggaccaagacactgcctaccaattttcaagtcaatcggactagtggtcacgtggttatagcccttttcatgtttttttaacattatagcgccaccaagtggtcaatcgtcgcgattttttaatcgagaccaaagaatcagcccatacacatgtgtaccaagtttggtgaagatatctcatttccttcttgagttatagcctttttagtaaaataggctccgcccacaacattctttttccaccccttagcaaccgtgaatcgaaatttcaactttttctcaatgaatattgatattcagactacagagaacattttgccactggtttggtttcgatcggtcaaaaatccagggactagttcgcaaaagtagtttttcgacaaaattcaaaatggcggaaaaatttttatgacggaaataaaatctgagatattcgttttgttcgccaaggactcagctttccaatgatataagacacttgattgtggaccaaagggtttaggagttatgaccctttttgcgcatttggttgctgtagcgccacctattggccaatcgggatcatactttctgaggttctccccaaattgaggactaccatctgacaaagtttcaaagttccacgctttacggtttggtctgcacgatgcgttttagcggagaataataataataattaaagctgcgagcagcatttagcggggttcaagccatttaaggtttttaagcatttgacaccttttgcatgaaaggcttttaagcactgaatgaatttgagagatatcaggtgaaatgaagtgataaactgacaaaatgtgattttaaatattataataatgactttataaagtctaaatatgaattgatcaggagagtgcagagaatcatactgctgtggtttggttccgatcaggcaaaaaacctaggactagtttgcaaaacgaggtttttaacataattgtgaatatttaaataaagatttgattgacagtattggttatagaggcaaagttgttcagtatgagaagatctatcataatatatgcatattatgtggctgttttaaccccacctgattacagagattcaccatactgccctacaaaacaaaaaggcagtaactgcatttttggtcaaaaatgagTTATTATCATTTTCATGACATTCAAGGCATCCTTTGTTATGTGACAAAAAATATTATCTCAAATGTGTGTCGTTTTGGTGAAAAATGGTAGTCGTTTGTACAGTAACTGCAAAAAGGCCTAGTGAAACAAAGCATGAGTACAGTAACATCCATTACTgtattcttgttttgttttacccAACAAAAAATAACCGTGTTGCTACGCAGCGCAGTTACTGTTTCCATGgtgaacacacacagctgatttAGCGGCATCCTCACGAGACGGTTTTAACATTTGCGATTTCACCCTTCTAACTTCCCACAAATTTTGTTTGAGATGGCACAAAGCAGGGGAAAGAAGATGGTCGAACTGGCGTTGAAAAGAAAATACCCGGAGAATGGTAAGTAACagtgacagattaaacatttagAGGCTAGGCTATCACAATATAAACACCTGTCAGCCGCCAGGGCGGGACTTCCTCTCAGAGGTCCATTCAGAAAGCATTATGCTAATTAACAGGCGATGTTTCAAATAGCTTTGCTTACCTCCCCCTGATCCTCCCTGCTCCTAGCTGTAACTTTATCCTCTGTAACTTCACATCATCGCCGATGCCATGTCATCATTTTGTTGTTCATGACACAAAGTTATAATCCAATCAGCGGTGgaaaaatattcaataactAGAAAAGCACTCGGAGAGCATAATAACCGCGGTCAATGTAGCATTACAAATTCCAAATGTCCCGTGTTCCGGATCACCACCAAAATGTAGTCATCTGTTCCTTGTCCTAATACCCATGTTGTCCGAAAATGTCATCCAAATCCGTACAGTACTTTTCGAATTATCTTACTAACGAACAGACAGAGAAACGGCAACAGGTGTCTGTTCAACTTAAAACGCACTCTCTTCGCGTCCGCTGTTTGAAGACTATGTCCGCTGTTTAAAGACTATGTCCGCTGTTTAAAGAAATTAGTGAGTTGTGAGCAAAACTGACACCTTTCTCTTTACTGTAAGCATCAtgctttcaacaaaaacaaacttctgCAGAGCGAGTCGGCAGTTATTTACGACCCCCCTTAGCGCTCAGGCTCAACACATTGGTTCCTGTTcctaagcatttatttattgcacGGTTTGTTcttctaaatataaaattatatatttaatttggaTTCCCCTTAATTATATTAACCTATGAAAATGTTTCCCTCTGCATTACTGCAAGCTTCTGTTTTATCCTATTATTGTAGGATAATACAACTTACAACCTAATGTAACTTATAAAGCCAGGCTGCGTTTTTTGTATGTTGGCTTTTCTTTCTTCATTTTCATTAAGggttaaaaattattaatttattattgtgttagtcattatttaggcatttattaattaattaaactttattaaaattattcccTGTACAATTAAATATTATGATATACAGACATcgatatatagcctacatatgTTGATCAGAGTGAAGATGTTGTCCTGTAGgtccatataataataattaataataaatactaataatactaataataataataataataatttgttgcagtagcctacacagacagacagacagacacagacagatgtggatttacattcatgccactaattttctctctttttcattTAAGATACACATGTAGGTATTCCATCAAAGAGGCAGCAAGTCCTGCCCCCCGCTGAAACAATGGAGTGGACCATCCTGGACACTTTCCTGGATACCACCAGCGTGGACAGCTTATATGATGACATTACAGACCTAGATTATGTCCCAACCCCTACGATGGCACAGACTGAAGTGGAACTTGGAGACCCAGGAGAACAAGTGCAAGAGCCCCAGCCAGAGCCCCAGCCAGAGCCCCAGCCAGAGCCACAGCCAGGGCCACAGCCTGATGTTGAATCACGTCGACCACCAATGAGAGAGCCATGTGGTGCCAAATGTCGAAGAAGGTGTACAGACCATATTTCAGAGGAAAGACGGAGGGAGATATGGAGTCAGTACTGGGAGATGACCTACACAGAAAGACGATCATGGATGTTTTACTCAGTTACCCCAATGCCAACCAAAAGAATAACAACCGGCCCAGAAAGTCGCCGTGGCCGCTCATTTATCTACCGCCTGCAAAACCAGAAAGGAGAGCCAAGACAGGTCTGCAAAATGTTTTTCCTGTCATCATTGGGCTACCACCCTAAAAATGACAGTCTCGTTATTTCCATGATGGGGAAGTCGAACACCAGGCCACTGGTTCCATCCAAGGACCAGAGAGGAAGGCAGGCTGCAGTCAACAAGATAGACGTGAAGACCCTTGATGACCACATTGAGTCCTTCCATCCTTGTGTGAGCCATTACAGACGGGAGCATGCCCCAAATCGACGGTACCTGCCAAGTGACATCACAATTAAGATGATGCATTCAGACTACCTGGATAAAGGAAACGCCTGCTCCTATGAAGCATACAGGAAGATggtaaaagacaaaaaaatcagctttgccaaACTTGGGGAGGAGCAATGTGAGGACTGTTTGGAACATGCAGAACATGTGAACTGCCACACAGGGGAGACTGAAAGCTCAGATTGCCCAGAGTGCCTAAGGTGGAACAAACATAAGCAGTCTGCCCTAGAGAGCCGCCAAAGCTACCAGGCAGATGCAGAGAGGGACTGGCCGGACATGACATCAGTTCGGAGTGTGGACCTCCAGAAGGTGATAATGCTGCCACGGATGCCAGGAGTCAAGTCAGCAGTATTTACTCGTCGCATCGTGGCATACCACGAAACATTTGCCtcagtggggaaaaaaacaaacaaaaaaaacaccatcTCTGTATTGTGGCACGAGGGAATGGCTGGGCGAAGTGCCGCGGAAATTACATCAGCATATACAACTGCATTGGAGAAGGAGCGGGATGTACGCCACACCATATTCTGGGTGGACAACTGCAGTGCACAGAATAAGAACTGGTGCCTTCTATCCTCACTTGTCACTCTTGTGAACAGTGACACCATTTCACAGGAGGACATCACACTAAAGTTTTTTGAGAGGGGACACACGTTCATGAGCGCAGACAGTTTCCACCATGGTGTCGAGCAGCAAATGAGGAGCCGTCCAGGTGGTGTGGTCTACGACTTTGAGGactttgtgagtgttgtggcaAGCTCCAACTCCAGGAAGGTGGATGTTATCAAATTGGAGAATGCCAATGTGCTAGATTGGAGGGATGGCCACTCCACCGTCAAGGTCAAGAAAGCGCAAGCACCAAAGCTTGGGGAGATGGCGGAGATACAGGTGCGGCGTGGCTCCAAGAGCCTCTTTTACAAGCTGCCCCATACGGAGAATGAATTTATGGAATTGGACTTCCTCATGAAGAAATTCTCGCTGAAGGTGCCCACTCTTTTGCGACCACAGAATAGAGGGGTTGAGGAGGTCAAGAAGAGAGACATCCTCTGTAATCTTTGTCACCTCATGCCACCAAACAGGAGGGTGTTCTGGTATTCCCTGCCTGTGAGCAATGTTTTGGAGGATGAGGAGTAATAACCATATGAAATGTGGTGTTCatcaattatttgtattattattatcatcattatttatttatttattcattcattcattcattcatttatttatttatttatttatttatttatttatttatttatttatttatatatatatatacacacacacaatctattattaaatgtatgtttaCTAATTTGAAATATCTGTCCCATGTATTCATTTCATTCAGTACTTTATGTTTATAAACCTACTGAAACAGATACTGCACCATATAAAATCATCAACTTGTTTATCTTAGTTATCATCATAAGAGTACAAAAAGCGTTAGAAACACTTAGGCAACATGATTTTGTTTTGCTCTGTTGAATTGGAGTTTAACTTGCCTATATTGCTCCAAAGAAAAGTTGTTTTGCAATGCTTTAACATGAATGTGATTTGTAGGTATAGCAGATACTACATTACAGATTGAGAAACACCCCCAGAGACACATTAATCTAATACTCACACATAATAATGTGGtcctattcaaaataaattgtCCCCATTTGGGCCTTGATACAGCTTAGCAATGTGAGACTTTAAGCAGCCGTTTCAGCACCAGAACAGCTTCCGGGTGGAAAATATTGACCTAAAATGGTCAAATTAATTTGGGTTTGGTATATCCATGTTCAGAAAAACAAATGGTTCCAATTAtttcaaatacagtaaaatacagtaatatatcTAACACACCCAGAGCCCAAGTTGTGGCAAAATAGTTCTTGGAGAATCTGTAGTTACTGCCTTTTTCCTTGGCATGGTGCCACGTTTTTGGTAAGTAATACAAAGCAAGAATACAGTAACTGCAAAATAGGGGTAAAATACCAAATTAAAAATGAGGATTGAtatgtacaaaaataaaactaatataaaGTAACAAAAAAGCCACATGTCCAATAATCTACCTACAACTACTTAGGCTGGATGACAGGATaactttaaagtcatttttctcagttctGCACTCTGCGTAGTTACTGCCTTTTTGCTTTGTAGGGCagcatagggaatacatggttttcaaagctttttaacacttatagcgccccctatactccgatctccataaaactttgcatgtgtcttcaacatgttatgccacatatacccaacaatttccgtgaagttttgagtttccccttaggatttataggcttttgagtgtattttgccacgcctcttttctaaatggccctgttatagccatccaaatgcaaaaaatctacttttttttgataattattgatctagagagtccagagaattgtcctagactggtttggttctgattgggcaaaaaaccagggactagtttgcaaaagtaggtttttaacataattgcaaatatttatttaatgatttgattgacagcaatggttctggaggcaaagttgttcaacatgaggagatctatcatatgatatgcatattttgccgatgtgtgcaacgccacgtgattgcagagccataaaactcgttagcgccagctagtggccgatttctttcaaaattcttacagacctctaggaccatgagttaaacatgcccactgagttttgttccgatcgacctccgttaaccctgtctaataggtgctcaaatttcattggccgatggcggccatgttttttgagatacgccaatgttctcatagacagacatggtaccttgggccaagacattgcataccaattttccagtcaatcggactagcggtcgcgtggttatagccctttttgtgttttttccatgttatagcgccaccaagtggccaatcgtcgcgatttttttatcgtgaccaaagactgagcccatacacatgtgtaccaagtttggtgaagatatctcatttcttgctggagttatagcctctttagtaaaataggctccggcttaaatgtacatttccacgccccttttcgttcatgagtcaaaatttcaacttttttttgataattattgatattcagactagagagaacattttggcactggtttggttctgatatgtcaaaaaaccagggactagtttgcaaaagtaggtttttgacaaaattcaaaatggcggaaaaatttgcataccggaaatgaaatcggagatatacgttttgttcgtcatggtctcagctttccaatgatataagacacttgacccttaggatgaacggtttaggagttatgagccaattcgcgtttttggttgctgtagcgccacctattggccaatctggctcataatttgataacctctcctcgatttttggactacctattgacaaagtttgaagtctctagcatttacggtttggtctgcacgatgagttttacggcagaataataataataataataataattaaagctgcgagcagcatttagcggggttcaagccatttaaggtctttaagcatttgacgccttttgcatggaaggtttttaagcactgaatgaatttgagagatatcaggtgaaatgaaatgattaactgacaaaatatgattattaatattatagtagtgactttataaagtctaaatatgaattatagaacaatattaatcaattgtatgacaaaattactattttactttgctaacatgataaacatgttgctaggtggttgctaggttgttcttgatggttgttatggtgttgctaggcagttgttaactgtcacagatggttactataatgtttatagagttcttactatgttctttgcctgatttaacacttagctaatcactgctagcatgtgtagcatgttggaagtgctgtttgctagcatgacaaacagacagacagagagacacacacacacacacacacacacacacacacacacacacacacacacacacacacaccacctatttttgtgaagttttgagttttcgttcaggattattaggcttttgagcatgttttaccacacctattctctaaatgatcctgttatagctacccaaagtgtaaaggtcaacatgtttttgataactattgatcaggacagtccagagaatcatactgctgtggtttggttccgatcaggcaagaaaaaccaaggactagtttgcaaaacgaggtttttaacataattgtgaatatttaaataaagatttgattgacagtattggttatagaggcaaagttgttcagtatgagaagatctatcataatatatgcatattatgtggctgttttaacccgacctgattacagagatggaaaataccatttacagccaatacaggcaattcaccatagggaatacatggttttcaaagctttttaacacttatagcgccccctatactccgatctccataaaactttgcatgtgtcttcaacatgttatgccacatataaccaataatttccgtgaagttttgggttttcccttaggatttataggcttttgagtgtattttgccacacctcttttctaaatggccctgttatagccatccaaattcaagaaatcaacttttttttgataattattgatctagagagtccagagaattgtcctagactggtttggttctgattgggcaaaaaaccagggactagtttgcaaaagtaggtttttaacattattgcaaatatttatttaacgatttgattgacagaaatggttctagaggcaaagttgttcaacatgaggagatctatcatatgatatgcatattttgccgatgtgtgcaacaccacgtgattgcagagccataaaactcgttagcgccaactagtggccgatttctttcaaaattcttacagacctctaagaccatgagtcaaacatgcctactgagtttcgttccgatcgacctccgttaaccctgtctaataggtgctcaaatttcattggccgatggcgaccatgttttttgagatacgccaatgttctcatagacatacatggtacctttGGCCAAGACACTACATAACAATTTTCAATtaaatcggactagcggtcgcgtggttatagccctttttgtgttttttccatgttatagcgccaccaagtggccaatcgtcgcgatttttttatcgtgaccaaagactgagcccataaacatgtgtaccaagtttggtgaagatatctaatttcttgctggagttatagcctctttagtaaaataggctccgccttaaatgtacatttccacgccccttttcgttcctgagtcaaaatttcaacttttttttgataattattgatattcagactagagagaacattttggcactggtttggttctgatatgtcaaaaaaccagggactagttcgcaaaagtaggtttttgacaaaattcaaaatggcggaaaaatttgcataccggaaatgaaatcggagatatacgttttgttcgtcatggtctcagctttccaatgatataagacacttgacccttaggacgaacggtttaggagttatgagccatttcgcgtttttggttgctgtagcgccacctattggccaatctggctcataatttgataacctctcctcgatttttggactacctattgacaaagtttgaagtctctagcatttacggtttggtctgcacgatgagttttacggcagaataataataataataataataataaaaatcagcacaaatacaataggtgttcagcacttcgtgcttgaacccctaataataaatatagctgcaagcagccattatcggggccaagcgcaaagaagaagacaagacatgccagcatggctggaagtctcaagccaactgcaacaatgagccattaaggacctattaagttgattttaggcaaaatagcagtcaaattttaaatacagtcaataataatggtttaatggtttatcactttcgaccaataggtgtcactgttacgaaactgatgtggtttagtcagattgagatgacaatgacacatgcaaagtttggtgtcaatatgtcaaagcattgcagagatacagcctcaagagtaatttttgcatcatggctcaactctgttgcagtggtatatgaaaactgttttgtctatcaatccgaaatccataagtatttgtcagcatggtctgaagacgatacggatcaattttggtgaaaatcggacaaacggtctaggatgagtttgaaaaagtagatttttaacaaataacaagatggagcacagatatgtttgcaaaatatggcaaaattggtatctatcttctcggcatgagccaatgaatgtattatgaccagtctcattacaataggctaatttaatcaaaagttattagcatttttgtacattttattacaacttttgaccacaaggtggcgctgccccgaaactttttgaatatcttcgggacatagagcggaagacacataccgagttttgtaatgatacactagtgcattcttaaattatagcattagcattttaaaccgtaatactgcattgaagtcaatgggaatttcatgttttgttttattatagcgccaccaagaggcacaatcccaccaatttttttatgtgtcctcgtagtgagcccatacatatgtgtgtcaagtttggtgaaaatatttcattttgttttggagttatagacatttatatgaaaaaacacgtaaaaaatgactgacacctgactttgattggattttactaccccttactatcaatattttgagatttgggcattagcatatagctatcgacctatgtttccgaacttctgaggctggtttcgtctcgatcggactagcggtttcgaagatatcagcaaatgttttttaagcactaaattacaactctgcgcaaaccatatgccgaaacctggcaagtctggtatcgttggagtcggcaaggattcaggagaccaaaaaacacactcccatcaaaatatgtcaaccacacccaaagttataagcgtttgaaaaaaaaaattctccactaggtggcgctgtttcgaaacttctcaggctacttcagggcatcgtggtgatgacccataccaagtttcataacaatctgttcatgcgttcataaaatacagcatttttgcacataattcaaaatggccgacatccaaaatggccga encodes the following:
- the LOC137047768 gene encoding uncharacterized protein — encoded protein: MAQSRGKKMVELALKRKYPENDTHVGIPSKRQQVLPPAETMEWTILDTFLDTTSVDSLYDDITDLDYVPTPTMAQTEVELGDPGEQVQEPQPEPQPEPQPEPQPGPQPDVESRRPPMREPCGAKCRRRCTDHISEERRREIWSQYWEMTYTERRSWMFYSVTPMPTKRITTGPESRRGRSFIYRLQNQKGEPRQVCKMFFLSSLGYHPKNDSLVISMMGKSNTRPLVPSKDQRGRQAAVNKIDVKTLDDHIESFHPCVSHYRREHAPNRRYLPSDITIKMMHSDYLDKGNACSYEAYRKMVKDKKISFAKLGEEQCEDCLEHAEHVNCHTGETESSDCPECLRWNKHKQSALESRQSYQADAERDWPDMTSVRSVDLQKVIMLPRMPGVKSAVFTRRIVAYHETFASVGKKTNKKNTISVLWHEGMAGRSAAEITSAYTTALEKERDVRHTIFWVDNCSAQNKNWCLLSSLVTLVNSDTISQEDITLKFFERGHTFMSADSFHHGVEQQMRSRPGGVVYDFEDFVSVVASSNSRKVDVIKLENANVLDWRDGHSTVKVKKAQAPKLGEMAEIQVRRGSKSLFYKLPHTENEFMELDFLMKKFSLKVPTLLRPQNRGVEEVKKRDILCNLCHLMPPNRRVFWYSLPVSNVLEDEE